The Cryobacterium sp. SO1 genomic sequence AGCGCCCAGTCGGAATTACGCCGATCGGCGGGCGCGCTGCTGGCGCAGGTCCTGCCGCGGGAACTGTTGGCATGCGTGGCGCTGGAGCAGTTGACGCGCCGCCCTCAGCGGCCAGGGCGATACGCAGCCTTCGTGCCACAGGCGGACTGATCGACGAAGACGGCCCCTTCACAAACTCACCCATTTCCTTGAGTCTCGTGAGCGCGACACTCGTGTCTACACCAAGCTCGCATGCAATCTCATGGACACGTGGATTCGCCACTTCACTCCTCCTTTTGACCGCTAGTGCGGAAAGAAACGTTGCTATGGAAGCTCGCGGCCGAACGAGAGGAGAACTCGGTGAGCAGTTCTGCCGCCCTTGCCTGGCTCACCTGGCGAGCACGCTGAAAGGCAACCAGTTCATCAGCAGGTATGCGGCTATGTGTACCGACTCTCACCGCTCCGATGTTGCCTGCGTCGATCAGTTTCATCAGCGTCGCACGAGAGATGCCGAGCATGGCCGAGGCTTCTGTAGTTGTGTAGAGCTCTTTGACAGGAACGACCACGGCACCGGCCCCGCGCTCTGCCTCAAGGAGCCGCAGGACATTCTCAGCGGTCGCGCGCGAGATTGTGAGCGTTACAGCCACGGGATCGCTTGATCCTTGGAGCGCACTGCGCAGCGCGTCGGTCGCGTTTTCTTTGTACTCAGACATATCGCCTCCATCGCTGCAATAGTGACTAACTGCTGTAACTGTATCGTACGTGTCGTATTTTTGATACCGATTTCTGGGCTCAAATGTGAACGAATGCCTACCTGACGGTAAGACCAAACGTGATGAGCGCTGCGCACCTGCCCGGTGTGTCTTCTCGAGTGCCGCTAGGGCAGCACGCCATTGACTGTCGATTAGGACGCGATGTCCCGGACCGCCCTTGAAGACTCCCCGCAGAGTTCGACGGGCAGCAGCACCGTCGCGAGCACATCGGCAAAGACAGAGCCCGGGACGCTCTTGAAGGTGAGCCTGTGCCACCGGGACGGATGCCGCGGCGGGAGTTCGACACTCCAGATCGGTGACTCCCTCCCCCGCAGCTCGCCCCAGAGCCAGTCGATCTGGTCGCGGTAGTGGCCCCTCGCTGGTCCGGACGGTTCGCTGACCCCATAGCCGAGGACCACACCGTGACACGCATCGAGGCCCTTGCTAATTGCTGGCCGCGACTCGAGCCACGGTTCAGGGTCTGCGCCGGCCGTGGTCATGCCGTTGGTCCTGAACGTTGGGACGTTCAAGACATTCACGACAGCCACGCGCTGAAAGCCGAGTATCTCCCGAGCCAGCTCAAGCCGTTTGAGCGTGCGCTCTCCAGAGGTCTCCGGTGGCGTCGCCAGGATTGCGAGCAATACCTTCTCTGGAACTGTCATTCACGGGCCGCCGCAATCACGATCTTCTGCGCCACGATGTCCCGCGCGCCCGTACGGTCCACGAACCGCTCGGCGAGCGTCGCGCTCGCCAGCCCCGGAGGCAACGCCGCCGAGAACTTCAGCCCCTCCACCGCCTCGGGGCTGATTACCGGAAGCGCCGTCTCAACATCGGCCCGGCGGATGTCGTCGATGCCAAAGTGCAGCGGCAAACGGATATTGAGGTTGTCGGCCCCTGCATCATCGGGATACCCCAGAGCGCTAAGCAGAGTCTCGTTCGCTCGCAGTCCCGACCAGGTCCACAGCGTCAGCTCCTTCGCCCCGCGTGAGAGGACGAGCCCGTCGTGGTCGACGGCGTCCGCGAGGTCGTCGCGCAAGCCCGCCATCCGGTCGACTCCGCGTTTGGACAGTGTGACGTCAGGATTCGCACCGAGAAGCACATCACGGCTGGCCCGCACCATCTCGAACCCCTCGGCGATGGGCGCGCTCGGCCACCGAACCTTGCCCTTCTCGGGCTGCTCGCTTACGAGCACCTCATGGCGCTCCCAGTCCACCGATTCGACCTTCCACGCGCGCCCCGCCAGGAGTAGCGGCTTCGGCGAATCGGTGCGGTGCCCCGCGAGGGAGAGCGGTGAGACTGATCCGATCTCGCGCCGACCGGCGACAACCTTCAGTTCCAGGTCGGCGATGAACGACGTCAGCAGATCCATGAAGTAGCGCCGCCCAAATTCGCGTTCGGCCTCGGGCCCGATGAAGAGCATGCCAGAGTCTTCCGTCAAGAAGTCATGAGCGCGCAGGTGGTCCAGAACCATCGCGGCATCGTCCATGACACCCAAACCTGACCACCATTCGGGCCAGGTGCCGGCGCCGAAGCGTCCTTCCTGCAAGGCCAGCGCCAGCAGCTGCTGGGCTGCAATGTGACGGGGTGACGGCGGCGGAACCACGGGCTCGACGAACCCGCGACCCCAGAGGACGAGGAGGCCCGACGCCCTCAGGAAGGTTGCCGGCTCTGTCGCGAGGAAGAGCGCGTTGCGAGCCGTCCCCGGCCGTCGGCCAGTACGCCCCAGCCGCTGCAAGAACGAAGCGACCGATCGCGGTGCGTCAATCTGGATCATCCGGTCGAGATCGCCGATGTCGATGCCGAGTTCGAGAGTGGATGTGGCGACGATGACGCAGTCGCGAGCCTCCGCGAATGCGCGCTCGCTCTGGCGGCGCTCATCGGCCGACAACGACGAGTGCGACACGAAGGTGGTCACGCCGCGCTGGCGCAATTCGAACGCAAGCTCCTCGGCCTGCGCCCGCGCCTCGCAGAAGACCAGTCGCTTTTCGCCGCGATGCAGGCGTGAGATCACCAATGCGGCGTTTGCCACTGACCCGACGTAGTCGAGCGTGACCTCGGGCGGGGCGCTGTTCGCCGCCACTTCGTCCAGGAGCACGCGAGATGGCCGCTCCGCTGCAGCGCCCGAGCCCTGCATCCAGTGGAGCATCTGGTCGGGGTTCCCGACCGTGGCCGACAGCCCGACGCGCTGGATCGGCTGATTCGCGAGCCGCTGAATGCGCTCGAGCACCGCCAAGAGGTGCCAGCCGCGGTCGGCGCCGGCGAAAGCGTGGAGCTCATCAATCACGATCGAACGCACGCCACGGAAGAGCGCATGGTGATCGACGCGCCGGGACACGAGCATGGCCTCCAACGATTCCGGCGTGGTGAGCAGGATGTCCGGCGGGTCCGCGAGCATCCGTCGCCGCTCACCGTCCGACACGTCGCCGTGCCACAGCCCGACCGTGCGCCCCAACCAATGGCCGTAGCCGTCCAGACGTGGCTTGAGGTTGTTCAAGAGAGCGCGCAACGGCGTCACGTAGAGCACGGACAGCCCGCTCCAATTCGATTCCACCATCTCCGACAGGAGCGGAAAGATCGCCGCTTCCGTCTTGCCGCCGGCGGTCGGAGCGACGAGTAGGCAGTCGGCGCCGGACCGAATCGGCGCTACCGCGGACTGCTGCAGCGGGCGCAGGTTCTGCCACCCCAGCGAATTGACGATGTGGTACTCAAGCGCGGGATTGAGACCGGTACCGGCGGCCAAGCTCAGAGATCCAGGTCGACGTCATCGACCGAGGAGGCACCCCGAAGGTCGCCCAGGTGCGCTGCTTCGCGCTCCAGGTCATTCAGTTCGTTGGCCGACACGGTCAGTGGGTAGTCCCGCCGCGGCCGGTAGTCGTCGAACTGGTCGACGCGATCCATCACGTCGATCAGTTTGCGGAGATACAGGCGCGGTGCCACTCCCACGCGGCCACCCAGTTGCCCCGCCACGGCCTGTGCCAGCTCAGCGACGTAGTCATCATCGACGAGCGTGCTCACACGGTCGTTAGCGTCAGCTCCAGCCGCGTAGATATTGCGCACGCGGATACCCAGTTCGCGTAGCGAATCCTGGGTGAAACCCGTCAGCCTGAGCTGAGGAGCCCGGGGGTTGTCGAACCGAGGGTCCCCGAGAAATCTGCCGATATTCTCTGCGCCAACGGCGGGAGTCGCTGCAGGCCCTGCTGGCCATCGAAGAAGGCCGGGGTTCCCGTGATCACGAGATACAGCCCGGGGAAACGTCCCGAGTCAATCTCGTCCACCAACTGCCGCAACGCATTCAGCGACTTCTCGCGCACGTCGGATCGGACACGCTGGAGAGTCTCGACCTCGTCGAGAATCACGATCAGGCCGCAATAGTCGGAGTCTCGCAGCACCGTGAGCAATCCCTGCAGAAACCCGAGGGCACCAAAGTGGTCGAGCTCCCCTCTGACCCCTGCAAGGCGCCGAACGGATGCCGCGACGTGCGGTTGGCCACCCAGCCAAGACAACAGACCGTCGGCCTGGGTGATATCACCGTTCAGTGTCGCGGCCCGATAGCCGCGGAGCGCGGTAGCAAAAGCTGGGGCGGCCTTGCTGACGGCGACGAGTCGGCGCTCGAGGAGCGCATCCGTGGCGGCGGCGACGGCGGCCGAATCTGCCGCGTCCGTTCCGGCTTCAATCACGTCGGATTCGAGGACGTGCAGCCAACCGTCGATGATCTCCCGGAACGCGCTGGGTTGGGCCTCCGAGGTGGTGAGGTTCTCGATGATGCGTCGGTAGATCGTTTCCAGCCGGTGCAGCGGCGTCTCCGTTTCGGAGATCTGCACTTCGGTGGTGGCGAAGCCTTTGCGCTTGGCAGTCTCACTCAGCCATCGGGCGAAGAAGGTCTTGCCCGAACCGTACTCGCCACGGATCGCCTTGAACTGGGCACCGCCGGCAGCCGTGGACTCCAGCTCGGCGTTGATGGTGGCCTCGAAGCGTTCCAGGCCCACCGCCATCACGTCGAGACCACGTTGGGGCACCGTTCCGCGACGCAAGGCGTCGATGATGTCCCGGCGTCTCCGGGGGCTCAGCGCCACGGTCATGCGCTCTGACCGAGCCCGAACTGTTCGCGCAGCAGGGAGCTATCGAGCAGGACGGTCTTCCCGTCGGTGTCGGTGGCGACCACTTCATAGCCCTCGACGTTCAGCAGGCGTCGCAACATGGCCAGTGTCGGCTCAATAGCGTTTGCCGCAATGCCGGCGGTGGCCGCGAGCGTATCTTTGTGAACCCGACCGTCGTGGCTGAGTAATAGGTCGAGCATCGCCGCGACGACGGCGGAATTGAGAGCGCCGCGCCCCGCCCGAAGCTGTTGTCCCACGAAAATTTCGCTCTCGATGACGCGCCGAGTCAACGACAATCCGACGGGGGTGTTATCAGCCGGTACCTCAAGGTCAAAGGCCATCTGGGAGGGTGCCTCAACGGTCTTCTTCGCTGGCTTGGTTGCGACAGACGTGAGCGGCACGGATGAAACCGTTCGGCTGGCCTCGTTCCACCACACGGGGGTCTGCGGCACAGCATCGACCCAGCCGGTGACACTGGGCTGCTCCTGCCGCCGGAAGACGAGCACGGGAATGGTGAGTTCGGCCAGGCTCGCCCCGCCGTGGTACCCGGCGGCCTTCGCGGTGTACCGCAGGCCTTCTGCACGGGCGAGGATGGCGCTGCCGCCCGCGGTGAGCACCCGCGAACCGGTAACCATAACTTCATCACTCGCCAGGGCGCCACTATCAACACTGCGCCAGCGCGCGCCGGCGCCCGCGACCGGGCGGGGCTCGCCACCTCGTTCAATGACATGGCCATGGTCAGAGGTCAGGATCACGACACGGCCGGCCAGGGCCGCCTCATTGAGTAGTGCACGCAGGTGTTGTATCTGTGGAAGTGTCCAGCGCGTTCCGCCCGGATCGTGCTTGGCGAGGGCGTCGTCGATGGTGTTCAAGACGACACCGACGACCCGTTGCCGGCGATCGGCGATCGCGGTTGTCACCGGTGCGGGCAGGAGTACGAGGTCGCCACAGCCGGATGCAGACCAGGAAAGGCGCAATGAGATGGACATCTTTCCCGACTTCGGCGCCGTCGGCGGCGCTGCGGAATTGCAGAGCATCGTCGGCGCGCTGCTGACATTCGTGCTCATCATGGCTGTGCTCATGATGATCATCAGCGGGGTCACCTGGGCTCTCGCCTCGGCGAACGGCAACTTCCAGACCGCCACCCGGGCTCGGATGGGACTGTTAGTAGCTTGCGGCGCAGCAGCCCTTGCGGGCAGCGGCGTCGCATGGGTCAACTTCCTACTCGACGTTGGCTCAACGCTTTAACGGGCAAACCTCACGCCGAGGCACGAGAAACTGAGAATCCTCGCCAATCCGTAATCCCGATTTGGGGTTTCTCATAAGTAACGGTGAGTACCGCCCTGTGGTTATGAGGCAGAGTGACGCTCCGGATTGCCCAGAAGGCTAACTCTCACGGCGACCCGCTTGCGGCTGAATTGCTCGTCGTGGACGCCGGGTGCCAGGGTGCGTGCCACTCGTACTTCCTTGCTAAAGCGTCGAAATCCAAGGTCAGCGCTTCCTCGAGCTGAGGGGTAGTTTCGTTAATGCGCATTCCCATCACTTCTCGGCCGGTCAGCTTTGTATTGGGCCACGCAAGATCTCGCCGCGCTTCGATCATGAAATCAGAGACGAGTCGGATGATGATCATTGACGGCGGGTTGGTGCTCGATGCAACCCGGAATCTGTAGAACGCCCGCACCGCGTCGTCGGAACCCCATACCGAAACAAACGTCTGGAAGTCGGACATGACCTCCCCCGCCCCAGCGAGCGCCGCTTCCGTCTTGCCCGGTGTCATCATGTCCCCGAGCACTTCAAGCATCGGCTGGTAGAGCTCAAACTTCTTCTGAGCTATGCGCTCTTCGAGAGCCCGTAATCGCGCCGCCTCATGTTCCGCCGCCTTTGCTCGACCAGCAGAACGCGCCGCCCAGATGCCTGCAAAGACACTCACTACCGCCGGAAGCGCAATCGTGAGGATTTGGATCCAAAGAGGAAGGGTCATGTGCGAAGCCTATCTACGGGCGAAGGGCGCGTGTTTGCCGAGTGCGAAGCAAATGTCGGGTGCCAATCCGGCCATCCGGTCCGGACCGGATAACGCGCGAATCACACCTTTCGTGGGAAGGCCTCAGCCAATAGACGAGACGCCGCGTTTCGAATGAGGAACCGTCAGCGGGACATCGGTGCGTACGGTCAGGGATCCTCCGGCGGACGTTAGCTACGCAGCGCCGAGCCCTTTAGCCGACATCGCGGGGGTAGCCGCGCCGCGTGAGTTCTTCGAGGACGGGGCGCAGCTGCTGTTCTCGCTCGGCTTCTGCATCGTTTCGTTTCGCGATGATTGCATCTACGCCAGGTACGAACTTGACCACGAATTCGGGAATCTCCTCAGGCTCCATAGTGCTGACCACCCAGCCGCCCCTCGCTACGTAGGCCGGGGCGCCAGCTTCCTCGAACATCTGACGCATATCGTCGCTGTACGAGCCCACGGCCTCGCGATCGATCTGCACCTGCACTGCGAACTGCCTGGGACCGTGGGCGTCCCCGACCATCCCAATTCGCAACCACGACGGTAGAACTGGCGGAGTCGCCGCGATTACTCGAGCTCGGAATTCGTCCTCCGCTTGCTGTTCTTCAGCGCGTTCGGAGGCAACCGTCGCGCGTCGAGCCAGGACGGCGGATTCCGCACCAGCAAGAGCTATCTCGATGCGAGTCATATCAGTAGCAAAGTCACCCTCGATCTCAGCAATGACGAGTTCGCCATCCTCGTGGATCAAGAACCGGCGGTTGCCCGGCCATGGCCCGTTAAGTTCCTCGGAAATCGCGCCAGCCCATTCGTTGTATTCCGATTGCGACGGCACATCTTCCAGAGTGAGGGTAACCGTCGTGCGGTCGCCGGTCAGCTCGGCTCGATAGCTGCGAATCTTAGCGTGAGCATCGTCGAATCGCCGCTCGTGCCGTCGCGCCTTGTTTCGGCGGCGTCGCCGATCCTCCTGCCGAGCAGCTGGGCTTGCCTCAACGGCTGTGGCGAAGGTGAAGACGAACACGAGGGCACGCTGCACTTCCTCAAGATTGAGCAGCTCGGGACGCTGTTTTGCTTCGAGGAACCATATTGCCTCGCTCGGTTCCGGGGCGATGGCAGTCAGCAGCGCGACCTCCTGAAGCGCGACCACTTTGGGGTCGTCGCCGCCAATGGACCCGAACCCTGGCTCATAGCGAGCGTGACGGGGTGCCAACTTTGAGTTAGACGACACCACGAAGCTGCCCCAAATCCCAGCGACAACGTCGTAAGCCTTGACAACCGAGGCCATCGCAGCGGCCGAGTCGCTGCTCCGCATGAGCGCCTCCGCAAAATCGAGATGCTCCCGGATCTTTTCGTCTTCGACCGCGCTCGAGTAAAGCACGTCATCGAGATCAACACCATAGGCGAAAGTCACGACACTGGCGATTACCCGCTCGGTGGCGATGACCCATTGCGGAAGTTCGTCGCGGTCGACACCGGTGCCGGCGTGCTGGACAACGTTGCGAACTCGGTGCAGCCGCCGCCGGGACGTTTCAACACCGGCAGCAGGTATCCAGCCATGACCGCGGAGAGCTTGCAAGGGCTTCTCGACAAGATCGCGGTCGGTGAAGGTTCCAAGAAGGTACTCGGCCGCGGTGAATACGGTGCGCTCAATGGCAGCGTCAAGGAGAATCACCGCCGCTTGACGGTGCACCGCTCCGGGCGCTCTGGCTTGACCGGCTGCGAGATCTCGAAGTGATCGGATAGCGACTAAGTTCGCTAGGTCGTTCGGCGTCAACGGCATGACTCCATCATGCCGGGTCACGGCAATCGGCCGGCTGTTATGTTGCAACGTGCTGTCCGTCAGGCGATCCGTCTATGCGAACGTGGGGATGCTGTGCACTCCTCCCTCTCGTAGGCATGAAACGACCGAGGGAGCCAACTGTGATCGACATCAATCCGAACGGCACGGGGCTTCCCGGCATCGAGCAGTTGCGAATCATCGTCGGCGCGGTGATGACCGTTGGCCTCATCCTGAGCGTGCTTGCCTTGATCATCTCGGCAATCGTGTGGGGCTTCGGGGCCAACTCTTCCAACCCGCATCTCGCATCCCGAGGCAAGCTCGGCGTGCTCGTGTCGTGTGGCGCCGCGATCATCGCCGGCGCATCCGTCACTCTGGTCAACTTTTTCTGGAACGTCGGCCAAGCCGTCTGACCCCGATTCCTACGTGAGCGGGGCCACCAGATGAGCGTGTGCGATGTGCCGGTGATCGCGGAGGTCTGCAACACGGTCGGGGAAGGCGCCGCATCGTTGGTCGCGGCGCCGTTTGATTGGCTTGCGAACGCAATGGGCTCCGCCGCGGCCTGGCTCTTCGAATCCGTCTGGGCTGCCTTCGACTCGACAACGCTCGTAGACCTCACCGATCCGGCGTACATCGACGTCTACAACGTGCTCTTTGGCGTCGCCGTCTTCGTCACCCTGGTGTTCTTCTGCCTGCAACTCATCACTGGGCTCGTTCACCGCGACCCAACGGCGCTCTCCCGAGCCGCGATCGGTGTCGCCAAGTCGGTGCTCGGATCGTTCGTGATCATCGCTATCACAGGCCTTCTCCTGGAGATCACCGATCAGTTGACGATCGGGATCGTCCACGCCAGCGGCAACACGATGGAGGGGATGGGCAACCGGATCGCGCTCCTACCTGCGGGCCTCGCCGCACTCAACGTCGGTGCCCCCGGTGTCGGTGCCATCGTGACAATCTTTCTGTCCGCGCTCGCAATCAGCGCCGCGGCGATCGTCTGGTTCTCGCTCCTCATCCGCAAGGCACTGCTGCTGGTGGCGATCGTCTTCGGACCGATAGCGCTGGCGGGCGCGACCTGGGATGCCGCCAAGGGCTGGTTCACGAAATGGGTTGCATTCGTGATCGCCCTGATCCTGTCGAAACTGGTACTCGTCGTGATCTTTCTGGTAGCGGTCGCCCAGGTCGCGGCACCGATCGACGCGGATCTGGCATCCGTCAGCGATCCGATCGCCGGGATCGCATTGATGTTCATCGCCGCCTTTGCGCCTTACATCACGTACAAGTTCCTGAGCTTTGTTGGGCTCGACATGTACCACGCCATGTCGAGCGAGCAGGAAGCGAAGTCGGCGCTGAACCGGCCCGTCCCGGTGCCGAACGCACCGATGGCGGAAGGCGCGAAGAAGATCCTTGGACCAAGTGGCGACGGCGGGAGCGGGAAGTCGGCACCAGGTGGTCCTTCAGCGACAACCGCACCGAACGGCGGAGGGCCTGGCCCCACGTCAGCCTCGAGCACGGGCGCATCCGCCAAGGCCGGAACCGCCAGCGGGGGCGCGGGTGCCGGAGCGGGTGTGGCAGCCGCGGGTGTTGCAGCCAGCGCGACTGTTGCCACGGCCGGCCCCAAGGCCGGTGCTGCGGTCGGGCAGACGGCAGACGCTCATATGCAGTCCACCGGTGAGTCGGCCCTACCGAGCGCCTCTCCCCCAGCACCCAGGCCACCGCGACCACGGGGGCCCGCGTCGGCACAGGATTCTGCCTCCCCCACAGTCTGATCAACAAAGAAGGACGTGTAGTCATGGACGCTGACAAGAATCACGCCGAGTACCAACTGGCGCCGGTGCAGTTCTCGCGACTGACCAAGCGGGGCATCCTTCTCGGTCTTTCGGTGCCTCAACTGGTTGCCCTGTCGATCGGGACGCTCACCATCGTCACCGCGCTTTACACGGCGGGCGCCGTCGGCGTCGCCTGGGCGAGCCCTGTTTGGGGCACCGCGGTGTTGACTGCCAGCATCCCGATCGGTGGCCGAAAGATCGTCGAATGGGTGCCGATTGTCAGTCGTTGGGCATGGCGTGCCGCCCATGAGCAGCTAACCTATCGGCGCCAAATTGTGCGCCCGCGTCCGATCGGGACCCTGTCGCTTCCGGGCGACGCGGCCGCGCTGCGCGAGTGGAATGATCCCGAGTCAGGGGCGGTCATGATTCACGACCCACACGCGAAGACGCTTACTGCGGTTGTGGCGGTGTCGCACCCGGCATTCGCGTTGCTTGACCCTGGTGAGCAGCATCGGCGGGTGGCGGGGTGGGGGCGGGTATTGGCCGGAGCATGCCGGTCGGGGCGAATCGCGCGG encodes the following:
- a CDS encoding DUF6112 family protein, with the translated sequence MKRPREPTVIDINPNGTGLPGIEQLRIIVGAVMTVGLILSVLALIISAIVWGFGANSSNPHLASRGKLGVLVSCGAAIIAGASVTLVNFFWNVGQAV
- a CDS encoding helix-turn-helix domain-containing protein, producing the protein MSEYKENATDALRSALQGSSDPVAVTLTISRATAENVLRLLEAERGAGAVVVPVKELYTTTEASAMLGISRATLMKLIDAGNIGAVRVGTHSRIPADELVAFQRARQVSQARAAELLTEFSSRSAASFHSNVSFRTSGQKEE
- a CDS encoding DEAD/DEAH box helicase, giving the protein MAAGTGLNPALEYHIVNSLGWQNLRPLQQSAVAPIRSGADCLLVAPTAGGKTEAAIFPLLSEMVESNWSGLSVLYVTPLRALLNNLKPRLDGYGHWLGRTVGLWHGDVSDGERRRMLADPPDILLTTPESLEAMLVSRRVDHHALFRGVRSIVIDELHAFAGADRGWHLLAVLERIQRLANQPIQRVGLSATVGNPDQMLHWMQGSGAAAERPSRVLLDEVAANSAPPEVTLDYVGSVANAALVISRLHRGEKRLVFCEARAQAEELAFELRQRGVTTFVSHSSLSADERRQSERAFAEARDCVIVATSTLELGIDIGDLDRMIQIDAPRSVASFLQRLGRTGRRPGTARNALFLATEPATFLRASGLLVLWGRGFVEPVVPPPSPRHIAAQQLLALALQEGRFGAGTWPEWWSGLGVMDDAAMVLDHLRAHDFLTEDSGMLFIGPEAEREFGRRYFMDLLTSFIADLELKVVAGRREIGSVSPLSLAGHRTDSPKPLLLAGRAWKVESVDWERHEVLVSEQPEKGKVRWPSAPIAEGFEMVRASRDVLLGANPDVTLSKRGVDRMAGLRDDLADAVDHDGLVLSRGAKELTLWTWSGLRANETLLSALGYPDDAGADNLNIRLPLHFGIDDIRRADVETALPVISPEAVEGLKFSAALPPGLASATLAERFVDRTGARDIVAQKIVIAAARE
- a CDS encoding DUF6112 family protein, which gives rise to MDIFPDFGAVGGAAELQSIVGALLTFVLIMAVLMMIISGVTWALASANGNFQTATRARMGLLVACGAAALAGSGVAWVNFLLDVGSTL
- the pglZ gene encoding BREX-2 system phosphatase PglZ; amino-acid sequence: MSISLRLSWSASGCGDLVLLPAPVTTAIADRRQRVVGVVLNTIDDALAKHDPGGTRWTLPQIQHLRALLNEAALAGRVVILTSDHGHVIERGGEPRPVAGAGARWRSVDSGALASDEVMVTGSRVLTAGGSAILARAEGLRYTAKAAGYHGGASLAELTIPVLVFRRQEQPSVTGWVDAVPQTPVWWNEASRTVSSVPLTSVATKPAKKTVEAPSQMAFDLEVPADNTPVGLSLTRRVIESEIFVGQQLRAGRGALNSAVVAAMLDLLLSHDGRVHKDTLAATAGIAANAIEPTLAMLRRLLNVEGYEVVATDTDGKTVLLDSSLLREQFGLGQSA
- a CDS encoding conjugal transfer protein TrbL, with amino-acid sequence MSVCDVPVIAEVCNTVGEGAASLVAAPFDWLANAMGSAAAWLFESVWAAFDSTTLVDLTDPAYIDVYNVLFGVAVFVTLVFFCLQLITGLVHRDPTALSRAAIGVAKSVLGSFVIIAITGLLLEITDQLTIGIVHASGNTMEGMGNRIALLPAGLAALNVGAPGVGAIVTIFLSALAISAAAIVWFSLLIRKALLLVAIVFGPIALAGATWDAAKGWFTKWVAFVIALILSKLVLVVIFLVAVAQVAAPIDADLASVSDPIAGIALMFIAAFAPYITYKFLSFVGLDMYHAMSSEQEAKSALNRPVPVPNAPMAEGAKKILGPSGDGGSGKSAPGGPSATTAPNGGGPGPTSASSTGASAKAGTASGGAGAGAGVAAAGVAASATVATAGPKAGAAVGQTADAHMQSTGESALPSASPPAPRPPRPRGPASAQDSASPTV